The genomic window TGGTGAATGCATTTCCAGCTCATGGGTGTTTGAATCGTTTCGCGGTGCCATAACGCAGCCATGCGGCCCTTGGAGGGTTTGCGCCGACAACCATGCCTTGAGTGACTCTACCGACACagttgcttgcttgcttgttgcCAATGCACTGCCAAGCCCGGGATGTCTGACAGTTTTGGTCGCCGCGGGCACAATAGAAACCCGGCAGTCACAATAACAACCGGCGCTCAGGTCCCCCGGATCTCTCTGGACGGGCGAGACACGGAATAGCCAATAAAGAACCACCAAATACGCATGCAGCGTCTCTTCACAACAGGTGCGTCGTGTCGGTTTCCTCGGAACCTTGTACGTTGTTGTGGGCGAGTGCACTGAGCCGCTGCCCGGATGTGTTGGCTCACCGGGATCACCGCGACAGGATCACCGCGACCGCGGAACAAAGGACAACAATAGCATTTTGTACAAGATCATGTGTGATGATCGCCGAGCGATGCTGTAGCATCTTTTTGGTGTATTGTTTGCCCAAGCAGAGTGCTGGCTGGTGGGATATAACATCGGCCAAGTGTCCTAGACTctgctcgccgccatcctcGGCTCCTTGTCTCTTCTTCCGCCCTTCGCTTATAACCCAGCATTCATTATACAGAGGCGCCCGTATTTTCAGAGATTACCatctttttataaatagcgATTTTCACCGTTCCTATTACACCCCGCGGGAACCATTCGCCCGATAGACACGGTGTAAGTCGGCCCAACCACCGTAACCACAACACTTGCCAGGATTCTGCTGCGCTCTTCGCATGAAGCAGCAGGTATAAACGGCCACCGCGGCGTCTTTCACTTCAGCAAGTCATCTGCGCCGTTTGCCTCGGTCAAGATGCCGTTTGCAAACCCCGAGAAGGCGGTTGACGGAACCACGTCCTCCACCGAGTCGCTGGGCTCAACGACTCTCTGCCTCAGCTCGTGCCCGTCCGACCATCAGCTTGGCGAGAAGCAACCCCAGCCGACTGCGGCACGAGCGTCCCAGAGCATACTGAAACACGGCGTCCCGAGCGCCGACCCGGAGGCAACGGCTACAGAAGCCGGCAACGACGCCGACTACCCCGACGGCGGCCTTCGCGCATGGCTCGTCGTGTTCGGCGGCTGGTGCGCCTCCTTTTGCACCTTTGGGCTGCTCAACTGCTCCGGCGTGTTTGTCGAATACTACGCCTCTGGTCCTCTGGCGCACCACGACGCCTCCGCCATCGGCTGGATCACGGCCGTCCAGGCATTCCTCATGATATCTGCCAGCACGGTTGTAAGCctgcccctcccccctccccattCTCTCCTCCCGAGGTTTTCTAACCCTCTGGTCTTATGTTTCCCCCCCAATAGTTCGGGCGAGTCTTTGACAACTACGGGCCGAAGTGGCTCCTGGGGCCCGGCGCggccttcctcctcttcgggctggtgatgatgtcctGCTGCAAAGAGTACCACCAGTTCTTCCTTGCGCAGTCCGTCGCCGCGGGGCTCGGCTCCAGCGCCGTCTTCAGCGCGTCCATGCCGTGCGTGGCGTCGTGGTTTTTGAGACGCCGCTCCGCCGCGtacggcatcatggccgccgggGGCTCCGTGGGCGGCGTCGTGCTGCCCATCACGATAGACCGCCTCATCCGGGGCTTCGGCTTCCCCTGGATGATGCGCACGCTGGCGTGTATATTCCTTCCCCTGTTGACCGTCGCCTGCTGCACCGTcaggccgaggctgccgccgcgcctGCGCCCGTTCAAGCTCACGGATTGCTTCGGCGCCCTGGGGGATATCCGCCTGGCCGCCACGacggccgccttcttcttcttcatggtTGGCATGTGGCTGCCATTTAATTTTGCTCTGTTGCAGGCCCGGGCCGCCGGGGTCCCAGCGGCTCTGATTCCGTATCTGCTGCCGATTCTCAATGCTGCAAGGTACCATACcatctctttcttcttctataCGTGTCAATTGGGAAAGAAAGGATATTGCACGGCTTTCCCCCCCTGGAGAACCCCCCTTTGCTGACTTTGGATCTTGTTAGCATCTTTGGCCGCATCATTCCGGGGATTGCAGCCGATAAACTGGGCCGCTTCAACGTCATGATCTTTATCGGCTTCCTCTCTGCTCTCTCCTGCCTGGCCGTCTGGATACCCGTTAGAAACGCggccggcatcgtcgtcttcttggctGTATTCGGCTTCTCCTCAGGCGGATTCATCTCCCTGTCTGCCACCCTCATTGCTCAGATCTCCGACATTAGCCAAATCGGCACAAATGTCGGCACGGCCTTCGCAGTCATGTCCCTTGGCGCCCTGGTGGGAAGTCctgtcggcggcgccctcGTTGCCACAGACGACGGCAACTACCTGGGCCTGCAGCTCTTTTGTGGCCTTTCTCTTTTGGCCTCGACGTGTACCTTTGTCGTGGTAAGGTTTCTACTGGTTGGCTCCAAATTATCCGCCGTGTAAAGGTGGCATTGGAACTTTATTCCCTCTCCCattgtttttttctctgtCTAGTTGACTGTGTGTGAGAGTTTGGGGGCACGGGCAATGGTTGCTGTGTAGATAATTATCGCGTTGGTAAACATGATGCCGCTGTGAATGGCTTCAAGAAAGGCGCCAAAATGCAGCGGCTGAGGGGACATGACGAACGATGTCGTATTTC from Metarhizium brunneum chromosome 2, complete sequence includes these protein-coding regions:
- the asaE_3 gene encoding MFS transporter asaE, with the translated sequence MPFANPEKAVDGTTSSTESLGSTTLCLSSCPSDHQLGEKQPQPTAARASQSILKHGVPSADPEATATEAGNDADYPDGGLRAWLVVFGGWCASFCTFGLLNCSGVFVEYYASGPLAHHDASAIGWITAVQAFLMISASTVFGRVFDNYGPKWLLGPGAAFLLFGLVMMSCCKEYHQFFLAQSVAAGLGSSAVFSASMPCVASWFLRRRSAAYGIMAAGGSVGGVVLPITIDRLIRGFGFPWMMRTLACIFLPLLTVACCTVRPRLPPRLRPFKLTDCFGALGDIRLAATTAAFFFFMVGMWLPFNFALLQARAAGVPAALIPYLLPILNAASIFGRIIPGIAADKLGRFNVMIFIGFLSALSCLAVWIPVRNAAGIVVFLAVFGFSSGGFISLSATLIAQISDISQIGTNVGTAFAVMSLGALVGSPVGGALVATDDGNYLGLQLFCGLSLLASTCTFVVVRFLLVGSKLSAV